In Aeromicrobium marinum DSM 15272, one genomic interval encodes:
- a CDS encoding septum formation family protein, with amino-acid sequence MSAVPPPPPPPPTHPHRDASEQPSSRATWALVLAIIPLGITWVVAAILAVQVLLEGRRDGRVKAFVALGVVGLWSVVVAVAGLVAIVAVAEDEQSTSAGGTLVDIAEIAPDDCLAETPPDSADALEVVPCDEPHREQAYGTFDLPAGTYPGEDQVIDAAESGCLELFEPWVGESYDDSVLDFSFFYPVEQNWPEDREVLCIAISFDEVTESLKGSRSR; translated from the coding sequence ATGAGCGCCGTCCCTCCCCCACCACCCCCGCCGCCGACCCACCCCCACCGTGACGCGTCGGAGCAGCCGTCGTCGCGGGCCACGTGGGCCCTGGTCCTGGCGATCATCCCGCTCGGCATCACCTGGGTGGTCGCGGCGATCCTCGCCGTGCAGGTGCTGCTCGAGGGTCGCCGGGACGGACGGGTCAAGGCGTTCGTCGCCCTGGGCGTCGTCGGACTGTGGTCGGTCGTCGTGGCCGTCGCCGGACTGGTCGCGATCGTCGCGGTCGCCGAGGACGAGCAGTCGACGTCGGCGGGCGGCACCCTCGTCGACATCGCCGAGATCGCGCCCGACGACTGTCTGGCCGAGACCCCGCCCGACAGCGCCGACGCCCTCGAGGTCGTGCCGTGCGACGAGCCGCACCGGGAGCAGGCCTACGGCACGTTCGACCTGCCGGCCGGGACGTACCCCGGCGAGGACCAGGTGATCGACGCCGCCGAGTCCGGATGCCTCGAGCTGTTCGAGCCCTGGGTCGGGGAGTCGTACGACGACTCGGTGCTGGACTTCTCGTTCTTCTACCCCGTCGAGCAGAACTGGCCCGAGGACCGCGAGGTCCTGTGCATCGCCATCAGCTTCGACGAGGTGACCGAGAGCCTCAAGGGGTCCAGGAGTCGCTGA
- a CDS encoding MMPL family transporter: MESFDGGTKSSSRSTEPVLRRRGAWLLAALFVVASGAALGSGLTPQEVPGGPGGLPDSAESTEVARIVATLPTEGSAPAVVVVSRGDAGLEPADRPVLDDLATSLGEALGTEAVASTSPDGSVGLVVVPTTDAPAEEQVNELRDVVAAELPDGLSAQVTGAPAFATDLSEVFAGADVRLLVATATIVALLLLITYRSPWLWLVPLVVVAVGDRVATIVVAGATRLFDYDVDGSTVGITSVLVFGAGTNYALLLIARYREELRRHDDRHVAMGAAWRSTAPAVLASGGTVVLALLMLSFADTPSTRALGYSASLGIGVAMLYGLVFLPAALLLFGRRLFWPFVPRQGQDDPALTGVWARIGRRVVRRPAAFMAGALAVIAVLAVGATGVDVGLTQNEQFREVPEAVVGQQRLAEAFPAGAAEPTTVLTSPDRVDEVLRTVADVDGVAEVRPGRSDDRWATLDVVLDAEQGSVRAFDTVEGLRAALGADDLVGGPDAQDLDSAAAASSDRLVIFPLVILVVVGVLLVLLRSVVAALVLVTTVAATYVAALGAGWWVSDLLFGFPALDLTVPLFAFVFLVALGVDYNIFLATRAREEAARQPVAGAMTSALAVTGGVITSAGVLLAAVFAVLGVLPLITLTQIGIIVGIGVLLDTLLVRTLLVPSLATLIGERFWWPRHPGVSDSWTP; encoded by the coding sequence ATGGAATCATTCGATGGCGGAACTAAAAGCTCCTCCCGGTCCACCGAGCCGGTCCTGCGACGACGAGGGGCCTGGCTGCTCGCTGCACTGTTCGTCGTGGCCTCCGGCGCGGCGCTCGGCTCGGGCCTGACGCCCCAGGAGGTGCCCGGGGGGCCTGGTGGCCTGCCGGACTCCGCCGAGTCGACCGAGGTGGCCCGGATCGTCGCGACCCTGCCGACGGAGGGGTCGGCCCCGGCCGTGGTGGTCGTCTCCCGCGGTGACGCGGGGCTCGAGCCGGCCGACCGGCCGGTCCTCGACGACCTGGCAACTTCCCTGGGTGAGGCGCTGGGTACCGAGGCCGTCGCGTCGACCTCGCCGGACGGGAGCGTGGGCCTGGTGGTCGTGCCCACCACCGACGCCCCCGCGGAGGAGCAGGTCAACGAGCTGCGGGACGTCGTCGCCGCCGAGCTGCCCGACGGACTGAGCGCCCAGGTGACGGGGGCCCCGGCCTTCGCCACCGACCTGTCGGAGGTCTTCGCCGGTGCCGACGTCCGCCTGCTCGTGGCCACGGCCACGATCGTCGCCCTGCTGCTGCTGATCACCTACCGCAGCCCGTGGCTGTGGCTGGTGCCGCTCGTCGTCGTGGCGGTGGGGGACCGGGTCGCGACCATCGTGGTGGCCGGGGCCACCCGGCTGTTCGACTACGACGTGGACGGCTCCACCGTCGGCATCACGTCCGTGCTGGTGTTCGGTGCCGGCACGAACTACGCGCTGCTGCTGATCGCGCGGTACCGCGAGGAGCTCCGGAGGCACGACGACCGGCACGTCGCCATGGGTGCCGCCTGGCGCAGCACGGCCCCGGCGGTCCTGGCCAGCGGCGGCACGGTGGTCCTCGCCCTGCTGATGCTCAGCTTCGCCGACACCCCGTCCACCCGGGCGCTGGGCTACTCCGCTTCGCTCGGCATCGGCGTCGCGATGCTGTACGGGCTGGTGTTCCTGCCGGCGGCCCTCCTGCTGTTCGGGCGCCGCCTGTTCTGGCCCTTCGTGCCCCGGCAGGGTCAGGACGACCCTGCACTCACCGGGGTGTGGGCCCGCATCGGCCGCCGGGTCGTCCGCCGGCCGGCCGCGTTCATGGCCGGTGCGCTGGCGGTGATCGCGGTGCTCGCCGTCGGCGCGACCGGTGTCGACGTCGGCCTGACGCAGAACGAGCAGTTCCGGGAGGTGCCCGAGGCGGTGGTGGGGCAGCAGCGTCTGGCCGAGGCCTTCCCGGCCGGAGCGGCCGAGCCCACCACGGTGCTCACATCACCGGACCGGGTCGACGAGGTGCTGCGGACCGTCGCGGACGTCGACGGCGTCGCCGAGGTCCGACCGGGGCGCTCCGACGACCGGTGGGCCACGCTCGACGTGGTCCTGGACGCCGAGCAGGGGTCCGTCCGGGCGTTCGACACCGTCGAGGGCCTGCGCGCGGCGCTCGGCGCCGACGACCTGGTCGGCGGCCCGGACGCACAGGACCTCGACTCGGCCGCCGCGGCGTCGTCGGACCGGCTGGTCATCTTCCCGCTGGTGATCCTGGTGGTCGTGGGGGTGCTGCTCGTGCTGCTGAGGTCCGTGGTCGCCGCCCTGGTGCTGGTGACGACGGTGGCCGCCACCTACGTGGCCGCCCTCGGGGCAGGCTGGTGGGTGTCGGACCTGCTGTTCGGGTTCCCGGCGCTGGACCTGACGGTCCCGTTGTTCGCCTTCGTGTTCCTCGTGGCCCTGGGTGTCGACTACAACATCTTCCTGGCGACCCGGGCGCGCGAGGAGGCCGCCCGGCAGCCGGTCGCGGGCGCCATGACGTCGGCCCTGGCGGTGACCGGCGGGGTGATCACCAGCGCCGGCGTCCTGCTGGCGGCGGTGTTCGCCGTGCTGGGCGTGCTGCCGCTGATCACCCTGACCCAGATCGGCATCATCGTGGGCATCGGCGTCCTGCTGGACACGCTGCTGGTCAGGACCCTGCTGGTGCCGTCGCTCGCGACGCTGATCGGCGAACGGTTCTGGTGGCCCCGCCACCCGGGGGTCAGCGACTCCTGGACCCCTTGA
- a CDS encoding MarR family winged helix-turn-helix transcriptional regulator codes for MERAAAGDDLVRELRTFAGEIEHYIGEMSHHHTMHRSDLTALAHVMDGHEVTPKDVSEALGLSASATSALLDRLERAGHVTRSRSTVDRRSIHLEVTDTAREVGSSIFTPLAMHVRQVLARHGTDELERTAALLAELNTAVRAARRDVRAMDPPQER; via the coding sequence ATGGAACGCGCAGCAGCGGGTGACGACCTCGTGCGGGAGCTCCGCACCTTCGCGGGCGAGATCGAGCACTACATCGGCGAGATGAGTCACCACCACACGATGCACCGCAGCGACCTCACCGCCCTGGCCCACGTGATGGACGGTCACGAGGTGACGCCGAAGGACGTGAGCGAGGCGCTCGGGCTGAGCGCGTCGGCCACCAGCGCCCTGCTGGACCGCCTCGAGCGCGCCGGTCACGTGACCCGCTCACGCTCCACCGTCGACCGCCGCTCGATCCACCTCGAGGTCACCGACACCGCGCGGGAGGTCGGGTCCAGCATCTTCACCCCGCTCGCGATGCACGTCCGTCAGGTGCTCGCCCGGCACGGGACCGACGAGCTGGAGCGCACGGCCGCGCTGCTGGCCGAGCTCAACACCGCCGTCAGGGCCGCCCGACGCGACGTCCGTGCGATGGACCCGCCGCAGGAGCGCTGA
- a CDS encoding VIT1/CCC1 transporter family protein: MDDLQIPEELPDAEGVRHEHPDVTGGWLRPTVFGAMDGLVSNFALIMGVTGGTTDPEPVVIAGLAGLAAGAFSMAAGEYTSVASQRELAEEQVAAERREIRDNGRAEEAELAAMFVDKGVDEDVARVVAQQIHRDPETAVAVHAQEEMGIDVDELASPWTAAFSSFLAFAVGALIPLLPLMLGVTSSWPTIGLSLVALFACGAVVTRITSRSWWFGGVRQLVLGGAAAGLTYLIGEAIGSRIG; encoded by the coding sequence ATGGACGACCTGCAGATCCCCGAGGAGCTCCCCGACGCCGAGGGCGTGCGCCACGAGCATCCCGACGTGACCGGAGGCTGGCTGCGACCCACCGTGTTCGGTGCCATGGACGGCCTCGTGTCGAACTTCGCGCTCATCATGGGCGTCACCGGTGGCACCACCGATCCCGAGCCGGTGGTGATCGCCGGCCTGGCCGGTCTGGCGGCCGGCGCCTTCTCGATGGCGGCGGGTGAGTACACCTCGGTCGCCAGCCAGCGCGAGCTGGCCGAGGAGCAGGTCGCGGCCGAGCGCCGCGAGATCCGCGACAACGGGCGGGCCGAGGAGGCCGAGCTGGCCGCGATGTTCGTCGACAAGGGGGTCGACGAGGACGTCGCGCGGGTCGTCGCCCAGCAGATCCACCGGGACCCGGAGACGGCCGTCGCGGTGCACGCGCAGGAGGAGATGGGGATCGACGTCGACGAGCTCGCGTCACCGTGGACGGCAGCGTTCTCGTCGTTCCTCGCCTTCGCGGTCGGGGCGCTCATCCCGTTGCTGCCCCTCATGCTGGGGGTCACGTCGTCCTGGCCGACGATCGGACTCTCGCTGGTGGCGCTGTTCGCCTGCGGCGCCGTCGTCACGCGCATCACCAGTCGTTCCTGGTGGTTCGGCGGCGTGCGGCAGCTGGTCCTCGGCGGTGCGGCGGCCGGCCTCACCTACCTGATCGGCGAGGCGATCGGGTCCCGCATCGGGTGA
- the dapF gene encoding diaminopimelate epimerase has protein sequence MTFSWLKGHGTENDFVLLPDHDGTVHGDLDPTFVAALCHRRRGIGADGVLRVVRSAATGLPSAAEWFMDYRNADGSTSEMCGNGIRVFALHLVQEGLVDPSGPFLVGTRDGDKQITVDGDLVTVDMGVAEVRGTTKVTVDDHVWEAQDVRTGNPHAVAFVDDLAEAGALTAQPEYDEVVYPDGVNIEFVRRLGADHIAIRIHERGSGETRSCGTGACAAAVAHGLDHPSPVGSTCRVDVPGGTVWVTRGPDGAVALAGPAEIVARGEMEWIA, from the coding sequence ATGACGTTTTCATGGCTCAAGGGGCACGGCACGGAGAACGACTTCGTGCTGCTCCCGGACCATGACGGCACGGTCCACGGCGATCTCGACCCGACCTTCGTGGCGGCCCTGTGCCACCGCCGGCGCGGCATCGGGGCCGACGGCGTGCTGCGGGTGGTCCGGTCCGCCGCGACCGGCCTGCCCAGCGCGGCCGAGTGGTTCATGGACTACCGCAACGCCGACGGATCCACCAGCGAGATGTGCGGCAACGGCATCCGGGTCTTCGCGCTCCACCTGGTGCAGGAGGGCCTGGTCGACCCGTCCGGGCCCTTCCTCGTCGGCACCCGCGACGGCGACAAGCAGATCACCGTCGACGGCGACCTCGTCACGGTCGACATGGGCGTCGCCGAGGTGCGCGGCACCACCAAGGTCACGGTCGACGACCACGTGTGGGAGGCGCAGGACGTCCGCACGGGCAACCCGCACGCCGTCGCGTTCGTGGACGACCTCGCCGAGGCGGGCGCCCTGACGGCCCAGCCCGAGTACGACGAGGTCGTGTATCCCGACGGCGTCAACATCGAGTTCGTGCGCCGCCTCGGTGCCGACCACATCGCGATCCGCATCCACGAGCGCGGCTCGGGCGAGACCCGCTCCTGCGGGACGGGTGCCTGTGCCGCAGCAGTCGCGCACGGCCTCGACCACCCGTCGCCCGTCGGGTCCACCTGCCGGGTCGACGTGCCGGGCGGCACGGTGTGGGTCACCCGGGGACCGGACGGCGCCGTGGCTCTCGCCGGTCCGGCGGAGATCGTCGCGCGCGGCGAGATGGAGTGGATCGCATGA
- the hflX gene encoding GTPase HflX, with product MTETQGTDGLELEERNSLRRVASLRTELQDITEVEYRQLRLERVVLVGVWTEGSVEDAENSLAELKLLAETAGSEVLDALIQRRPKPDPATFIGSGKVEELHAVVESTGADTVICDGELAPSQLRNLEDRVKVKVVDRTALILDIFAQHAKSAEGKAQVELAQLQYQTQRLRGWGGNLSRQAGGRAAGGEGIGGRGPGETKLETDRRRIQAKMAKLRRELKMLSVTRETKKANRRRHQIPSVAIAGYTNAGKSSLLNRLTDAGVLVEDALFATLDPTTRRTQTSDGRVYTMSDTVGFVRHLPHQLVEAFRSTLEEVAESDLVLHVVDGSHPDPAGQIAAVREVFADVDALGVPEIIVVNKADAADPTVIRQLLAREPHAVVVSARTGEGIDELLDAIEADLPRPASRIEVVLPYARGDLLNQIHATGEIESIEHEGDGTHVTALVAAELAHQLEPFAV from the coding sequence ATGACCGAGACCCAGGGCACCGACGGCCTGGAGCTGGAGGAGCGCAACTCCCTGCGTCGCGTTGCCAGCCTGCGCACCGAGCTGCAGGACATCACCGAGGTCGAGTACCGCCAGCTGCGGCTGGAGCGCGTGGTGCTCGTGGGGGTCTGGACCGAGGGCTCGGTCGAGGACGCCGAGAACTCGCTCGCCGAGCTCAAGCTGCTCGCCGAGACGGCCGGTTCGGAGGTGCTCGACGCCCTCATCCAGCGGCGGCCCAAGCCCGACCCGGCGACCTTCATCGGCAGCGGCAAGGTCGAGGAGCTGCACGCGGTGGTCGAGTCCACCGGGGCCGACACCGTCATCTGCGACGGCGAGCTCGCGCCCAGCCAGCTGCGCAACCTCGAGGACCGGGTCAAGGTCAAGGTGGTCGACCGCACGGCCCTGATCCTCGACATCTTCGCCCAGCACGCCAAGAGCGCCGAGGGCAAGGCCCAGGTCGAGCTCGCGCAGCTGCAGTACCAGACCCAGCGGCTGCGCGGCTGGGGCGGCAACCTGTCCCGGCAGGCCGGCGGCCGTGCCGCCGGTGGCGAGGGCATCGGCGGCCGCGGTCCCGGTGAGACCAAGCTCGAGACCGACAGGCGCCGCATCCAGGCCAAGATGGCCAAGCTGCGGCGTGAGCTGAAGATGCTGAGCGTCACGCGCGAGACCAAGAAGGCCAACCGGCGTCGCCACCAGATCCCCTCGGTCGCCATCGCCGGGTACACCAACGCGGGCAAGTCGAGTCTGCTCAACCGGCTCACCGACGCAGGAGTCCTGGTCGAGGACGCGCTGTTCGCGACCCTCGACCCGACCACCCGCCGGACCCAGACCTCCGACGGGCGGGTCTACACGATGTCTGACACCGTCGGCTTCGTCCGGCACCTGCCGCACCAGCTGGTCGAGGCGTTCCGCTCGACGTTGGAGGAGGTCGCCGAGTCCGACCTGGTCCTGCACGTGGTCGACGGGTCGCACCCTGATCCGGCCGGGCAGATCGCGGCGGTCCGCGAGGTGTTCGCCGACGTCGACGCGCTCGGGGTGCCGGAGATCATCGTCGTCAACAAGGCCGATGCCGCCGATCCGACGGTCATCCGGCAGCTGTTGGCCCGCGAGCCGCACGCCGTGGTCGTCAGCGCTCGCACCGGGGAGGGCATCGACGAGCTGCTCGACGCGATCGAGGCCGACCTGCCGCGGCCGGCCTCGCGGATCGAGGTCGTGCTGCCCTACGCGCGTGGCGACCTGCTGAACCAGATCCATGCCACCGGCGAGATCGAGTCGATCGAGCACGAGGGCGACGGCACCCACGTCACGGCGCTCGTGGCAGCGGAGCTGGCGCACCAGCTCGAGCCGTTCGCCGTCTGA
- the miaA gene encoding tRNA (adenosine(37)-N6)-dimethylallyltransferase MiaA, whose translation MPRPRVIVLVGPTGVGKSDLAIDLAERIDGEVVNADALQLYRGMDIGTAKVPPGDRRGVPHHLLDVLEVDESASVAEFQRWARDAVRDCLARGRSPVVVGGSSLYVRAVVDDLEFPGTDPVVRQRWAAELERVGPAALHAELGRRDPAAARQILPTNGRRIVRALEVIELTGAPFVATMPPHASVIGPVHLVGLRADRAVLDDRLERRVDAMWEAGLVAEVEQLRARGLERGRTAPLALGYVQALAQLRGECSEEEARADTLRGTRRFARRQEKLFGKDPRVRWSAFDDPHLLDGVLTAVDWNA comes from the coding sequence ATGCCTCGCCCACGCGTGATCGTGCTGGTCGGGCCCACCGGGGTGGGCAAGTCCGACCTCGCGATCGACCTCGCCGAGCGCATCGACGGCGAGGTCGTCAACGCCGATGCCCTGCAGCTCTACCGCGGGATGGACATCGGCACGGCCAAGGTGCCGCCGGGTGATCGGCGAGGCGTGCCGCACCACCTGCTCGACGTCCTGGAGGTCGACGAGTCGGCGAGCGTCGCCGAGTTCCAGCGCTGGGCGCGCGACGCCGTGCGGGACTGCCTCGCGCGGGGTCGCAGTCCCGTGGTGGTCGGAGGATCGTCGCTGTACGTGCGGGCCGTGGTCGACGACCTGGAGTTCCCCGGGACCGACCCGGTCGTCCGGCAACGATGGGCCGCCGAGCTGGAGCGGGTCGGCCCCGCCGCACTGCACGCCGAGCTCGGCCGCCGGGACCCGGCTGCCGCCCGGCAGATCCTGCCCACGAACGGCCGCCGGATCGTCCGGGCGCTCGAGGTCATCGAGCTCACGGGCGCTCCGTTCGTCGCCACGATGCCGCCCCATGCCTCCGTCATCGGGCCGGTGCACCTGGTGGGCCTGCGGGCGGACCGCGCCGTGCTCGACGACCGGCTGGAGCGTCGGGTCGACGCGATGTGGGAGGCCGGTCTGGTCGCCGAGGTGGAGCAGCTGCGGGCCCGCGGGCTGGAGCGGGGCCGTACGGCCCCGCTGGCCCTCGGCTACGTGCAGGCGTTGGCCCAGCTGCGGGGCGAGTGCAGCGAGGAGGAGGCCCGTGCCGACACCCTGCGGGGCACCCGCCGGTTCGCGCGCCGCCAGGAGAAGCTCTTCGGCAAGGATCCGCGCGTCCGCTGGTCCGCGTTCGACGACCCGCACCTGCTCGACGGTGTGCTCACCGCCGTAGACTGGAATGCATGA